One genomic segment of Prochlorococcus marinus str. MIT 0919 includes these proteins:
- the hemJ gene encoding protoporphyrinogen oxidase HemJ: MNLPPEAYLWFKALHIIGVVVWFAGLFYLVRLFIYHTEAKELSPDIKEAFDKQYSLMELRLANIITTPGMILTVTMAAGLLYMQPAWLNQLWMQAKLLFVLALLLYHFFCYRIMNKLQKNDCGWSGKQLRVLNELPTLLLVSVVMLVVFKNNFPTGAATWFIVALIIFMALSIQFYARYRRLLQEK; the protein is encoded by the coding sequence ATGAACCTGCCTCCAGAGGCTTACTTATGGTTTAAAGCTCTCCATATAATTGGTGTTGTTGTTTGGTTCGCAGGTTTGTTTTATCTTGTTAGGCTTTTCATTTATCATACAGAAGCTAAGGAATTATCACCAGACATAAAAGAAGCATTTGATAAACAGTATTCCTTAATGGAACTTAGGCTCGCCAATATTATTACTACGCCTGGAATGATTCTAACTGTAACTATGGCGGCAGGTCTTTTGTATATGCAACCAGCATGGCTCAATCAATTGTGGATGCAAGCTAAGTTGTTATTCGTTTTAGCCTTGCTTTTGTATCACTTTTTCTGTTATCGTATTATGAATAAACTCCAGAAGAATGATTGCGGATGGTCAGGTAAGCAATTAAGAGTTCTGAATGAATTACCTACTTTGTTATTGGTTAGTGTTGTTATGCTTGTTGTGTTTAAAAATAATTTTCCAACTGGAGCCGCTACTTGGTTTATCGTAGCACTAATAATATTTATGGCTTTATCTATCCAATTCTATGCTAGATATAGACGTTTATTACAAGAAAAATAA
- a CDS encoding PHP domain-containing protein, producing MKNDVSTLRNLLLQVNPQSCPNDINFHCHTIYSDGSMRPEELIHQACLNNVRNIAVTDHHSIHSFPLITNWLFQHNSIYNSINFWSGIEISCLLKGCLVHVLGLGFDPTSSYLKPYTTGDAPQGVHLHASNVISSIRNASGLSILAHPARYRLNYKELILEAHSLGIDGVETWYDYDMSAQWKPTMYLCSSIDKLVKSLDLLSSCGTDSHGYSLFSR from the coding sequence ATGAAAAATGATGTCTCAACATTAAGAAATCTACTACTACAAGTTAATCCACAAAGTTGTCCTAACGATATTAATTTTCATTGCCATACAATATATAGTGATGGCAGCATGAGACCCGAGGAGTTAATTCATCAAGCATGTTTAAATAATGTTCGCAACATAGCAGTAACAGATCATCACTCCATTCACTCTTTCCCATTAATTACTAATTGGTTATTTCAGCATAATTCTATTTACAATTCAATTAATTTTTGGAGTGGTATTGAGATCAGTTGTTTATTGAAAGGATGCCTGGTTCATGTATTAGGTTTAGGTTTTGATCCAACTTCATCCTATTTAAAGCCATACACAACAGGAGATGCACCTCAAGGAGTTCATCTTCATGCCTCCAATGTTATCAGCTCTATTCGCAACGCTTCAGGCCTTTCTATTTTGGCTCATCCAGCTCGATATAGACTTAACTACAAGGAACTAATACTAGAAGCACATTCTCTTGGTATAGATGGAGTGGAAACTTGGTATGATTATGATATGTCTGCTCAATGGAAGCCAACAATGTATTTGTGTAGTTCTATTGACAAACTTGTCAAATCATTAGATTTGTTATCTTCTTGTGGCACTGATTCTCACGGTTATTCTTTATTTTCTAGGTAA
- the cobN gene encoding cobaltochelatase subunit CobN, with protein sequence MHRIASLPGEDSSENLALVEQPSAPVLLLTSARTDISTLAKVLNKEQNEHWGNRLRALPLEYLTHKAQIDHYVSTTALYAKIIIVRILGGKGHWSYGLEKLKQWSREDSTRKLIVLSGTKDHEIELNGISNIPLKLSLILGRLIRIGGLMNLEEFLRVIEQILLDKSISTSTINITQVDDPQIWDWKEEKGNRVGIILYTSYLQAGNVELIERLNKELRNNGLVPRALWVSSLKDKEIQKKVLELFQVEKVNCVISTTSFATVNSEEIYSEGLIWDELNKPIFQLLISNRNKKQWLSSHRGLTPIDFSLQIVLPELDGRITTRIGAFREKLTKNDSLSITIENYKVSDFGIKWIVKHIKSWLCLSEKENSEKKISLILANYPIKDGRIANGVGLDTPQSLVKVLSWLKEDGYYLGEKVIPDNGKELMKLILSKRTNSPESFNRKPLDYLTLDEYMNEWNFNDNITKLKIVKKWGEPNNNLQLEEKGYPIHGIRFGNVCILIQQSRGYEQDNLKDIHSPDLPPNHNYLAQYIWIDKVFNSDCIIHFGKHGTVEWLPGKSVGLSKECFPEVALPNIPHLYPFIVNDPGEGSQAKRRTQAVIIDHLTPPIGMAKLYGDLILIETLIDEYQEAILVSSNRIEEIRNKLISLIKSNNLSNSKLFDKLNKSPTIEFESLLENIETYLCELKESQIRTGLHIFGKDLEYSKLCEMSLCISLAPRLFHKGLSQSLSEYIGLEFDPWSDKEGELLLKNDIESLSNYSIKKPRIIGDGTTIINDISLKIIELLVSRINGQEDSNKKRSRHTKQTYIANKFIDDSENSEIVQYISDKIIKKLKISPNKEKEALLSCLKGHRIKSGPSGAPSRGKAEVLPTGRNFYSVDLRGLPTESAWDLGKRSAQKIIDLYRLENGENLSNLAMSVWATSTMRNGGEEIAQMFSLMGVKPIWDSSTRRVIGVEAIPYSVLERPRVDVTLRISGLFRDAFPNLINLVCEAQKVIASLDESSEINPLAKIVKEGGSHERVFGCAPETYGAGLQELINLGNWNNKNDLADTYLEWSKYIYKDSETQKPSKIELENCLKRVQVVLHSQDNREHDILDSDDYYQFHGGLASAVERVTKSKTNIYFSDNANFSKPKVHRIEKEIDKVVRTRLLNPKWINGIMSHGYKGAFEMSASLDYLFAYDATSECVPDWCYKGIYKHWLINEKVSEFLSKENPWVLRDMAERLLESHNRKLWKSASDEDLDNLKRIINQSEKIIELERYQS encoded by the coding sequence ATGCACCGCATAGCCAGTCTCCCAGGTGAAGACTCCTCTGAGAATTTAGCACTTGTAGAACAGCCTTCAGCTCCGGTACTTCTACTTACAAGTGCCAGGACTGACATCTCCACATTAGCGAAAGTTCTCAATAAAGAACAAAATGAGCACTGGGGCAATCGATTAAGGGCATTGCCACTGGAATATCTAACACATAAGGCTCAAATCGATCACTATGTTTCCACAACAGCATTATATGCAAAGATAATTATTGTCAGAATTTTAGGAGGAAAAGGGCATTGGTCGTATGGACTAGAAAAACTTAAACAATGGAGTAGAGAAGATAGTACTAGAAAATTAATTGTTCTATCAGGAACAAAAGATCATGAAATAGAACTAAATGGAATAAGCAATATACCTTTGAAACTAAGCCTAATACTTGGAAGATTAATCAGAATAGGGGGATTAATGAATTTAGAAGAATTCTTAAGAGTAATAGAACAAATACTGCTTGATAAAAGCATTTCAACTTCAACAATAAATATTACACAAGTAGATGATCCTCAAATATGGGATTGGAAAGAAGAAAAAGGAAATAGGGTAGGTATCATTTTATATACTTCATACTTGCAGGCAGGGAATGTAGAACTTATAGAAAGGTTAAATAAAGAATTAAGAAATAATGGTCTTGTTCCTAGGGCACTTTGGGTAAGTAGTTTAAAAGACAAAGAAATACAGAAAAAAGTCCTTGAATTATTTCAAGTAGAAAAAGTTAATTGTGTAATTAGTACCACGTCATTTGCTACTGTTAATTCAGAGGAGATATATTCAGAAGGATTAATATGGGACGAATTAAACAAGCCTATATTTCAATTACTCATATCAAATAGGAATAAGAAACAATGGTTAAGTTCACATAGAGGTTTAACTCCAATAGACTTTTCACTGCAAATCGTATTACCAGAACTCGATGGAAGAATAACTACTAGAATCGGAGCTTTTAGAGAAAAGTTAACTAAAAATGATAGCTTGTCAATAACTATAGAGAATTATAAAGTAAGTGACTTCGGTATAAAATGGATTGTAAAACATATTAAATCATGGCTTTGCTTATCTGAAAAGGAGAATTCAGAGAAAAAAATATCTTTAATACTGGCTAATTACCCTATAAAGGATGGAAGGATCGCAAATGGTGTAGGTCTAGATACACCTCAAAGCCTAGTAAAAGTATTAAGCTGGTTGAAAGAGGATGGTTATTATTTAGGAGAAAAGGTAATCCCAGATAATGGAAAAGAATTAATGAAACTAATATTATCAAAAAGAACAAACTCTCCAGAATCTTTTAACAGGAAACCACTTGATTATTTAACCTTAGATGAATATATGAATGAATGGAATTTTAATGATAATATTACTAAGTTAAAAATAGTAAAAAAATGGGGTGAACCAAACAATAATTTGCAACTTGAAGAAAAGGGTTATCCTATCCATGGTATTAGATTTGGCAATGTATGCATATTAATCCAGCAATCTAGGGGGTATGAGCAAGATAATCTAAAGGATATACATTCTCCAGATCTACCTCCAAACCATAATTATTTAGCTCAATATATATGGATTGATAAAGTATTCAATTCGGATTGTATAATTCACTTTGGGAAACATGGTACCGTGGAATGGCTCCCTGGCAAAAGTGTTGGTTTAAGTAAGGAATGCTTTCCAGAAGTTGCCTTGCCAAATATTCCACATCTATATCCTTTCATTGTTAATGATCCAGGAGAGGGATCCCAAGCAAAGAGACGTACTCAAGCGGTAATAATAGATCATTTGACCCCTCCTATAGGAATGGCAAAATTATACGGAGATCTAATTTTAATAGAGACGCTTATAGATGAATACCAAGAGGCAATTCTTGTTTCTTCTAATCGAATAGAGGAGATAAGAAATAAACTAATTTCATTAATTAAGAGCAACAACCTATCAAACAGTAAGTTGTTTGACAAGTTAAACAAATCACCAACTATCGAATTTGAATCACTTCTAGAAAATATAGAAACATATCTTTGTGAATTAAAAGAATCTCAAATCAGGACAGGTCTCCACATATTTGGTAAAGACCTTGAGTACTCTAAACTGTGTGAAATGTCATTATGTATTTCTCTCGCACCTAGATTATTCCATAAAGGTCTTTCTCAATCATTATCTGAATACATTGGTCTGGAATTCGACCCTTGGTCTGACAAAGAAGGGGAATTATTACTAAAGAACGATATTGAGAGTCTATCTAATTATTCGATTAAAAAACCAAGAATTATAGGAGATGGGACTACAATTATTAATGATATTTCCCTAAAGATAATAGAATTATTAGTAAGTAGGATAAATGGTCAAGAAGATAGTAATAAAAAACGGAGTAGGCACACAAAACAAACTTATATAGCAAATAAATTTATTGATGACTCTGAAAATTCAGAGATTGTTCAATATATAAGTGATAAAATTATCAAGAAATTAAAAATATCTCCTAATAAAGAGAAAGAAGCATTATTATCCTGCTTAAAAGGTCATAGAATTAAAAGTGGGCCTTCAGGTGCTCCATCACGTGGCAAGGCAGAAGTATTACCTACTGGACGTAATTTTTATAGTGTAGATCTCAGAGGTTTACCAACAGAATCAGCATGGGATCTTGGTAAAAGAAGTGCGCAAAAAATAATTGATTTATACCGCCTAGAAAACGGTGAGAATTTATCGAATTTAGCTATGTCTGTATGGGCAACATCTACTATGAGAAATGGAGGTGAAGAGATTGCGCAGATGTTCTCATTAATGGGAGTTAAACCTATTTGGGACTCATCAACTAGAAGAGTAATAGGAGTAGAGGCAATCCCTTATTCAGTTCTAGAAAGGCCTAGAGTAGATGTAACACTTAGAATCTCTGGCTTATTTAGAGATGCCTTCCCGAACCTTATAAATTTAGTTTGCGAGGCTCAAAAGGTTATTGCATCACTAGATGAAAGTTCAGAAATTAACCCACTAGCAAAAATTGTTAAAGAAGGAGGTTCTCATGAAAGAGTATTTGGTTGTGCTCCAGAAACATATGGCGCTGGTCTTCAAGAACTAATAAACCTAGGGAATTGGAATAATAAGAATGATCTGGCTGATACGTATTTAGAATGGAGTAAATATATCTATAAAGATTCAGAGACACAAAAGCCATCAAAAATAGAATTGGAGAATTGCTTGAAAAGAGTTCAGGTAGTGTTACATAGCCAAGACAATAGAGAGCATGATATTTTAGATTCAGATGATTATTATCAGTTCCATGGAGGATTAGCAAGTGCCGTAGAAAGAGTAACTAAGAGTAAAACTAATATATATTTTTCAGATAATGCAAACTTTAGCAAGCCAAAGGTTCACAGAATAGAAAAAGAAATTGATAAAGTAGTAAGAACTAGATTACTAAACCCTAAGTGGATAAATGGAATTATGAGTCATGGATATAAAGGAGCATTTGAAATGTCTGCTAGTTTAGATTATTTGTTTGCATACGATGCAACTTCTGAATGTGTTCCTGATTGGTGCTATAAGGGTATTTATAAGCATTGGTTAATCAATGAGAAAGTAAGCGAATTTCTGTCCAAAGAGAATCCTTGGGTCTTGAGAGATATGGCTGAAAGGTTATTAGAATCTCATAACAGAAAACTTTGGAAGTCTGCTTCTGATGAAGATTTAGATAATCTCAAGAGGATAATAAATCAATCAGAGAAGATTATCGAACTAGAAAGATATCAAAGCTAG
- a CDS encoding branched-chain amino acid transaminase — translation MHDFLPFAWFRGECIPFDNAKVSIATHALHYGTAAFGGMRAIPDPKSPGVFLFFRVDKHIKRLCQSAKLLLTELDEEEVLRSLTLFLRANKPNKPIYIRPFVYTSDLGIAPRLHNIETDFFIYGLELGDYLSPEGVTCRISSWTRQQDCSLPLRGKISGAYITSSLAKTEATLTGFDEALLLNSQGKVSEASGMNLFIVRDSNLITPGVDQDILEGITRASVIELAKDMGIKVIERPVDKTELFISDEVFLTGTAAKITPIKRIESTVLNSQRPIMSKIRNRLISITEGNSDKFDSWANRIKVD, via the coding sequence ATGCATGATTTTTTGCCTTTTGCTTGGTTTAGGGGTGAATGTATACCCTTTGATAATGCAAAGGTTTCTATAGCAACTCATGCTCTTCATTATGGTACTGCTGCGTTTGGAGGTATGCGAGCTATACCTGATCCAAAATCCCCAGGGGTTTTTCTTTTTTTTAGAGTTGATAAACATATCAAGAGGTTGTGCCAGAGTGCAAAATTACTCTTAACTGAGCTTGATGAGGAAGAAGTACTTAGAAGTCTTACTTTGTTCCTCAGAGCCAATAAACCTAATAAACCTATATATATAAGACCTTTCGTATATACAAGTGACTTGGGAATAGCCCCTAGACTGCACAATATTGAAACAGATTTCTTCATATATGGCTTAGAACTTGGAGACTATTTGTCTCCTGAAGGAGTTACCTGCAGAATAAGCAGTTGGACGAGACAGCAGGATTGTTCATTACCTTTGAGAGGGAAAATAAGTGGAGCTTATATCACGAGCTCATTAGCCAAAACAGAAGCAACGTTAACAGGCTTCGATGAAGCTTTGCTTTTAAATTCACAAGGTAAAGTTAGCGAGGCTAGTGGTATGAATTTATTTATAGTTCGAGATTCTAACCTAATTACGCCCGGAGTAGATCAAGATATTTTAGAAGGTATTACAAGAGCTAGTGTTATTGAGTTAGCTAAAGATATGGGTATTAAGGTTATAGAAAGACCTGTAGATAAGACAGAGTTATTTATTTCAGATGAAGTATTCCTAACTGGTACAGCAGCAAAGATAACACCAATAAAAAGAATCGAATCAACAGTATTAAATAGCCAACGCCCTATAATGTCAAAAATACGTAATAGACTTATTTCTATAACTGAGGGTAATTCAGATAAATTTGATTCATGGGCTAATAGAATAAAAGTTGACTAA
- the metH gene encoding methionine synthase, with the protein MDFRSHLSKNNTVLVFDGAMGTALQQQELTAKQFGGNNLEGCNEALILNCPSAVEKVHRDYLHAGCDVIETNTFGATSVVLSEYGLESQAYNINLLNAKLAKSIAAEFSTVEKPRFVAGSIGPTTKLPSLGHITFDEMTLSYKEQIESLLEGGVDLLIVETCQDVLQIKSALKAIYSVQKTHGINIPKMVSITMETTGTMLIGTEISAALTILEPFDIDILGLNCATGPEQMKVHIKYLSKHSPFITSCIPNAGLPENVGGKAHYRLKPLELKMQLMHFINDLGVRVVGGCCGTTPEHIRSLCELVDEVKILNTLESKSSRIIEPSASSIYEKTNFKQDNSFLIIGERLNASGSKKVRELLNNDDWDGLVSIAKNQLKENAHILDVNVDYVGRDGVSDMHNLVSKLVTNINLPLMLDSTDSEKMESGLKIAGGKCILNSTNFEDGPTRFLNILDLAKTHGSSVVIGTIDEDGMARTSQKKFTITQRSYEAAINYGIKPSDLFFDPLVLPITTGIEEDRSNAKETITAIQQIKSKFSDVNIVLGISNVSFGLTPPARATLNSVFLSECIKAGLDSAIISPSKIIPLNKIKKENLKICLDLIYDKRVFKDTICTYDPLTALTTAFDGVTNKSLSSTKDLNLLPIDERLKTHIIEGEKQDLKENLFEALRDYKPLEIVNTFLLDGMKVVGELFGSGQMQLPFVLQSAETMKYAVSILEPYMEKTEDLNSSKGKFLIATVKGDVHDIGKNLVDIILSNNGYEVINLGIKQDISLIIEAQKKFNADCIAMSGLLVKSTAFMKDNLQALNKADISVPVILGGAALTPKFVNQDCNSVYNGVVIYGKDAFTDLRFMDLYMSAKSNSKWDNLQGFLESCDEHNDILPKASTTSSSNNNNNKQASKKFNMKTTFHRSSFINIEPSISPPFTGSKVIQSDNLPIDLFSSYLDLNALFSSQWQLKRTKNQSKSEYQDFLSSKAVPILNKWLLKIQEEKLVNPSLVYGYFPCGRFQNSLKVFDEQASEYLGEFQFPRQKSGNRLCISDFFSDLRNDKPIDFLPMQAVTMGHKASEFAEQLFRENKYTDYLYFHGLIVQLAEALAEYNHSLIRKECGFSKFEPAELKAILAQKYRGCRYSFGYPACPTVSDSSLQLKWLEASRIGLSIDETDQLHPEQSTTAIIALHSQAKYFSA; encoded by the coding sequence ATGGACTTTCGTTCTCATCTTTCAAAAAATAATACAGTATTAGTCTTTGACGGTGCAATGGGAACTGCACTCCAACAGCAAGAATTAACAGCAAAGCAATTTGGTGGCAATAATCTTGAAGGCTGTAATGAGGCTCTTATTCTAAATTGCCCTTCAGCAGTAGAAAAAGTTCATCGCGATTATCTTCATGCTGGATGTGATGTTATCGAAACTAATACTTTTGGAGCAACTTCAGTTGTACTTTCAGAGTATGGTTTAGAGAGTCAAGCTTATAATATAAATCTTTTAAATGCCAAGTTAGCAAAATCAATCGCAGCAGAATTCTCTACTGTAGAAAAACCAAGATTCGTTGCTGGTTCAATAGGTCCTACTACTAAGTTGCCTAGTTTAGGTCATATAACCTTCGATGAAATGACATTAAGTTATAAAGAGCAGATAGAGTCTTTATTAGAAGGTGGTGTTGACTTATTAATTGTTGAGACTTGTCAGGACGTATTGCAAATTAAATCAGCTCTAAAAGCAATTTACTCTGTTCAAAAAACTCACGGTATAAATATACCTAAGATGGTCTCTATAACAATGGAGACTACAGGTACTATGTTAATTGGTACCGAGATATCAGCAGCTCTTACAATTCTTGAGCCATTTGATATTGATATACTAGGATTAAATTGTGCAACAGGCCCTGAACAAATGAAGGTACATATTAAGTACCTTTCTAAACACTCTCCTTTTATAACTAGTTGTATTCCTAATGCAGGATTACCTGAAAATGTTGGAGGAAAAGCTCACTATAGATTAAAACCTTTAGAATTAAAAATGCAACTTATGCATTTTATAAATGATTTAGGAGTTAGAGTTGTAGGAGGTTGCTGTGGTACTACACCTGAACATATTAGATCTCTATGTGAACTAGTTGATGAAGTAAAGATTTTAAATACTTTAGAGTCTAAATCTTCAAGGATTATTGAACCATCTGCTTCATCCATTTATGAGAAAACTAATTTTAAACAGGACAACTCATTTTTAATAATAGGAGAACGTTTAAATGCAAGTGGATCTAAAAAAGTAAGAGAACTTCTTAATAATGATGATTGGGATGGTTTGGTTTCAATAGCAAAAAACCAGTTGAAAGAGAATGCACATATATTAGACGTCAATGTCGACTATGTAGGCAGAGACGGAGTCTCTGATATGCATAATCTTGTTTCAAAACTAGTTACTAATATCAACCTCCCATTAATGCTTGATTCGACTGATTCAGAAAAGATGGAGAGTGGTTTAAAGATAGCAGGAGGTAAATGTATTCTTAACTCTACGAATTTTGAAGATGGTCCCACTAGATTTCTTAATATATTAGACCTAGCTAAAACTCATGGTTCATCAGTAGTTATTGGTACTATTGATGAAGACGGAATGGCCAGAACTTCTCAAAAGAAATTTACTATTACACAGAGGTCATATGAAGCAGCAATAAATTATGGTATTAAACCATCAGATCTATTTTTTGATCCCTTAGTTCTCCCAATTACTACTGGAATAGAGGAAGATAGAAGTAATGCTAAGGAAACTATTACAGCTATACAACAGATTAAGTCAAAGTTTTCTGATGTAAATATTGTTTTAGGAATTTCTAATGTTAGTTTTGGATTAACCCCACCAGCTAGAGCTACTCTAAATTCAGTATTTCTGTCTGAATGTATTAAAGCAGGTTTAGATTCAGCGATAATTTCACCATCAAAGATAATTCCTTTAAATAAAATTAAGAAGGAGAATTTAAAAATATGCCTCGATCTAATTTATGACAAGAGAGTATTTAAAGATACTATCTGTACATATGACCCATTGACAGCATTAACTACTGCTTTTGATGGGGTTACAAATAAGTCACTCTCTTCTACAAAAGATCTTAATTTATTGCCTATAGATGAAAGACTAAAAACACATATTATTGAAGGGGAAAAACAGGACCTTAAAGAAAATTTATTTGAAGCACTTCGTGATTACAAACCGCTAGAGATAGTTAATACCTTTCTTTTGGATGGAATGAAAGTAGTTGGTGAATTGTTTGGTTCAGGACAAATGCAACTACCTTTTGTTTTACAATCAGCCGAGACAATGAAATATGCTGTATCGATACTTGAACCTTATATGGAGAAAACAGAAGACCTTAACTCTTCAAAGGGAAAATTTCTTATAGCAACTGTTAAAGGAGATGTTCATGATATAGGTAAAAATCTAGTAGATATAATTTTAAGTAATAATGGCTATGAAGTGATTAATTTGGGTATAAAACAGGACATTTCTTTAATTATAGAAGCTCAAAAGAAATTTAATGCTGATTGTATAGCAATGAGTGGCCTGCTAGTTAAATCTACTGCTTTCATGAAGGATAATTTACAAGCCCTAAATAAAGCGGATATATCTGTACCTGTTATTTTAGGAGGAGCAGCACTTACCCCTAAATTTGTTAATCAAGATTGTAATTCTGTATATAATGGTGTTGTGATCTATGGCAAGGATGCATTTACAGACTTAAGGTTCATGGATTTATATATGTCAGCAAAATCTAATTCAAAATGGGATAATCTTCAAGGATTCTTAGAATCATGTGATGAACATAATGATATTCTTCCTAAGGCTAGTACAACTTCTTCCTCTAATAATAATAATAATAAACAGGCTTCTAAAAAATTTAATATGAAGACCACTTTTCATCGATCTTCTTTTATTAATATAGAGCCATCAATTTCTCCTCCTTTTACAGGTTCCAAAGTTATTCAATCTGACAATCTGCCTATTGATTTATTTTCATCTTATTTAGACCTTAATGCTCTTTTCTCTAGTCAATGGCAATTAAAGAGAACAAAAAATCAATCAAAATCAGAATATCAGGATTTTCTCAGTTCAAAAGCTGTCCCAATATTAAATAAATGGCTATTAAAAATACAAGAAGAAAAACTTGTTAACCCATCACTTGTATATGGCTATTTCCCATGCGGTAGATTTCAAAATTCTTTAAAGGTATTTGATGAACAAGCTAGTGAATATTTAGGAGAATTCCAATTTCCTAGACAAAAATCTGGAAATAGACTGTGTATTTCTGATTTCTTTTCTGATCTTAGAAATGACAAACCTATAGACTTTCTACCCATGCAGGCAGTTACTATGGGCCATAAGGCTAGTGAATTTGCTGAACAACTATTTAGAGAAAATAAGTATACGGACTATTTATATTTTCATGGTCTTATTGTCCAACTAGCAGAAGCACTAGCGGAATATAATCACTCTTTGATTAGAAAGGAATGTGGGTTCTCTAAATTTGAACCCGCTGAACTTAAAGCGATTTTAGCTCAGAAATATAGAGGTTGTAGATATTCATTTGGCTATCCAGCATGTCCAACAGTTAGTGATTCAAGCCTGCAACTTAAATGGCTTGAAGCTTCCCGTATAGGCCTAAGTATTGACGAGACAGACCAGTTACATCCTGAACAGAGTACAACAGCAATAATTGCTTTACATAGTCAGGCCAAGTATTTTAGTGCTTGA
- a CDS encoding DUF4922 domain-containing protein, with protein MTHELFWNKALELTKTAIAVKSLIPLETLTRYFPNTREEIFEIRTLVSSYTPNTLNYGPHHNPFHPWDTNLEISNILDKHVLILNKYPVQPGHMLLITKNWEPQDGWLTLNDWSALSKVNEDTKGLWFFNSGPLAGASQPHRHLQLLRRTTESPACPRDNWFTNLLNSSTISDSILSRSCDVRLISHTNLLHNGDYLYENYLGMCKKMDIGSPEKDLKPKYPYNLLITSNWMALIRRSKECAYGFSINALGFAGYLLCRDNSNLDWLEKNGPVSLLENVVFPII; from the coding sequence GTGACACATGAATTATTCTGGAATAAAGCATTAGAGTTAACGAAAACAGCAATTGCTGTCAAATCCTTAATACCTTTAGAAACTTTAACTAGATATTTTCCTAATACAAGAGAAGAAATATTCGAAATACGTACCCTTGTCTCTAGTTATACTCCTAACACGCTTAATTATGGACCTCATCACAATCCTTTTCATCCTTGGGATACTAATTTAGAAATATCTAATATATTAGACAAGCATGTATTAATTTTGAATAAGTATCCTGTTCAGCCAGGTCATATGTTGTTAATTACAAAAAATTGGGAGCCACAGGATGGATGGCTAACTCTTAATGATTGGAGTGCTCTATCCAAAGTCAATGAAGATACCAAAGGTTTATGGTTTTTTAATAGTGGTCCGTTAGCTGGCGCGAGTCAACCTCACAGGCATTTGCAACTTCTTAGAAGAACAACAGAATCACCTGCTTGCCCCAGAGATAATTGGTTTACTAATCTGTTAAATTCATCAACAATTTCTGATTCAATACTTTCTAGAAGTTGTGATGTTAGATTAATTAGCCACACTAATCTTTTACATAATGGTGACTACCTTTATGAAAACTATCTAGGAATGTGCAAAAAAATGGATATCGGAAGTCCAGAAAAAGATTTAAAGCCAAAATATCCTTACAATTTATTGATTACTTCTAATTGGATGGCATTAATCAGAAGGTCAAAAGAATGTGCATATGGCTTTAGTATTAATGCTTTAGGATTTGCAGGTTATTTACTTTGCCGTGATAATTCTAATTTAGACTGGCTTGAAAAAAATGGACCTGTCAGTCTGTTGGAAAATGTTGTATTTCCTATTATATAA